CGGGACTGTGACAGGACTCACTGGAGCAGAAAGTCTGACTAGACAACaatcatattttgacaaaaaaaggtATGTTTAAGTTTTGTGAAAGTCATATACCTAATGTGATATTTAAGGTTATTCAGCAGAAGGAAATGACCCAACTCTGCACTCTTTACATGCTGATCGGTATGCAAACATTGAAGATTCTATTCCTGGTACAAGATCTTATCATCATTTCATTCCAATAAGTCGTGACAAAATTGGAGCTAAACGATGCAGTGAAGATGTTGAATTTGCTCACACTCACAATTTTAATGAAGTGTTCTGTCTAGAAGAAGAGATTGTTGTGGGATCATATGCTGCTGTCATGTATGATCATTGTTGGTAGATTGCCTTGATCCTTCAGAAAAATGATGCTGAATGAGATGTTCGAGTAAAATGTATGCACCCTAAAGGTTCATCTTAATTATCTCATTGGCCTCAACGTGAAGATATTTGCTTCATACCAAATGATGTTGTGCTTAAGTTGATTGGTGTACCAAATTTTCAAACTCTTGACGAAACTATTCCATTAATGATAACGAAAagcaaataataatcaataaattcaatctatttttaaGGAAACAATAACCtcattatattaatcaaattgtaattattCCCTAATTTGTTATATGGTATTAAAAAGTATGAACAAGTTTCATTAAGCTTATACAATACATGCTTGAACTACTTTTTTAGTGTTTTGATTTGACCTTTTTCTTATGAACCCGAACCAAAGATTGCATGAAAGGAtaagttaaaactttttaactAACTGATGCTGATCTACTactattattctcaaaatatgaCATGGAGTAACctttaacattatatatataatatatttactaggcatatattcattaaaatagataatttaatatatgtatatcctatAACAAGCTGTCATTTTAGTCAAATACATAATTTAGGTCTCAAATTCAATCTTGAATTATGTAATAACTACACATTTatccttcataatattttccagACAGTTACTTATGgctttgaagataaaaattttataaaaaactgatttttttttggtggtgtTTTGATATAATGACCACATAAAGGGGTGCagtcaataaatttgaaatccGTAATAATGTAACTTTTCGAAATCTGCATCAAAAACTGATGAGAcatgcttatttttatttctttatgactATTTCTTGGCACAATAATGTCACTTTTAGTTTTTGGAGTACGGTGTAGTGTATTGGAAACCGGCCCTTAACAAAAACGTCAATATCTCTAGAACTGTTGATGCAAATGAACTAAAAATTTGGCTATGTTATTAGCGCATAATTAACTTGCACATatctgaaaatgaagaaaatcggAGAACCTTggttcaaaaagttaaaaaaacttgatttgacATGGATTTACCCATTTGATCTCCTGTGTTGAGCTTCGTTACCTATATTGAATCTTGCAAACTTTCCCTATAAAGTTAGcataaaaaagacataaaataactttttagtttcataaataaaattttataaattgttggCAGCACCTTAACATGAGCTAGTTCGAATTCGaccaatcaactttcagaacaCTGCTGAAGTACTTTTCTTTTCGTGTCCGTTCATCCCCTCGACTTGTCATACTTGTATTTCAATTCcgtgaaaaaaatgaacatctTAATACATTAAATGTACCAATAATAGATGTACAACTAATGATAGaaaggtttttgaaaatttgaaaattttgaaaaatggtaTTTCTTTCGAGCtcagagaagaaaataaaagtgatctaaaagaaaaattattgcctatctgtgctataaattgatttaaaaatgcataataaagtaaatcaattTCACCTGTAGGTTTTACCTCCTACCTGTAGGGGcccttgataaaattattttttctttaattttcattttaacatatattcAGTGCAATAATAATCCATTGATAATAAAAGTCTATTCAGTAGTGCAGTTAAAATACGTCGTTGAGGTAAATTTGGAGCATCTTTAACACAttctgaacaataaggaaaacaTTTAACTCGGTGATTTCAATTTTACAGTTAGAAACTGAGTGTTAGCTTTAAGttcaaacttttaattcaaaacaagtatttacgatggagGAGATCTGGTGGAACATCATCATCAAACTGGCTTGCACATGGGACAGAGCCTAGTTTATATCAAGAATATGCTCATTTATACAAAGAGCACAGTCTATGACGTCTAAAACCACTGGAAGGAGAAGgggcatataagagaaaagcccACAAGTCTCGGAGGGATAAAAATGAAGTCCCAGATTCTTTGTAGGACTGAAACGGTCCGTAAAGGCCTGGGATTTAGATTAACGTTCTTGCCAAAAAGCTCCAAGTAAGTGGTGCAATAGTCTCCCGGGTCATAAACGCAGACCTGATTATGAATATATACCACCTCTATGTAAGATATATTCTTACATATTAAATGAAAGCCACCCAGGCTTcccacggaagaaaattgctgaaatatttgaagtcccatggtaacAGAATCGTCTTTTATTCGtctgagaaacaatggactgttgACAGATCTCATAATTTCCTGAAAAATAGATGGTTGGCCGCAGATAAAGCTAAGCCTTTAAAACGAAGTTTCCCtcttctttgagccaaaggAGAGGGTGGGTTTcgacaggtactgtgaactcctgtcGGACCAAGTGATACTTAGAGTGAAATATGAAGCCAATGGTATCAATTTGTATTTGGCCATGCTATAATAagaagttgtaaaaatatccatataatTGACAACAAACataatgtaaaattttcattttaggTGATTAAAAGATCCATGAGATTAATTCTATGTTGCTTTATTTATACAACGTTGATATTCATTTCATAATCAAGAGACGTAAGTgcgtacataattattaatatattattctaatcataaaaaaatgactgtaAAACGTACAATATGTgtttagaaatttgaatatcttTAGATTCATGATTATTTACAgaatgaatattgaatattacataaacagggtggtccagataaattggaaaatgtTTAAAGGCTTTTAACGAACGAAATAGATTAGgtagaaccatttttttattattatttgaaagcaacatttaattacattcaattatttataatgaggtccacctttcttgataacctcCGCCACACGGTGCCAGAAACTTAGGCAGGCCCTTGCAAATCCAGCTTTACCATTGTACGCGTAATGGAGTTCTTCAGGGCATCCACAGACGAATGGTACTTGGCACAGGCTTCATGCTTGGCTTCCCAGAGATAAAAATCTTATGGCTTCAGGTTTGGACTATTTGCAAGCCAAAAATTCGATCTCCAAAAGTGATAAAACTTCGTGACCATACATCCGCACTGTCTTTTTTGGAAGGTCTAATTTCTTCCTTGGCCTACTCCATCTATTCAGGGAAGgtaaattaaaaatgcaaaactAGAACCAGTAAAATGGCAATAGGgggatttcataataaataattgaatgtaattaaatgtaacttttagataataaaaaaatatggttctaccCGATCTAGTTCATCCGTCATaaccctttaaatattttctaaattaatctGGACCACCCTGAATATTgatagtttaattaaatatattatttattggataGCTATATGATATCCcttgatataatatttcataataataatagctatgcaaaaaaaaaaaacgtaattggaaataaaaatcaaaatcttttgTGTAATCccaaatttatgtatgtttttgttGAATTATCGTTCGGTCATATTTCATATTGTTATCAAAAATCCTCTGTCTTAtcctctcttcttttttcttctaccttataatttctttttttttatagtgtgCAAGGAGTATCATTCTTAGAAATTtacggtttttattttttgttttatatgaagtaattgTTGGTTAGTCAAAATTTCGGAGGGTTAGTGGCCATTATGATCACTCTATCACTGATTTATAGAGTAAATGGTATAATTAAGAATCCTGTATgatcaagtttgtttttatatcataaatatattgttacatcaacatatatatatataagaattattcCACAAAAAcgttgaatttacaaaaaaaagtgtatacatAATTACTAATTTTCTTCATGCATTTTACGTATTATCTATAATATCTAACAATTACAAaatgtagataatatttattacactGTTGGGTATAATAATGTACTATTATTTATGAACACTAAATAGAGAATCAACTATTGAGCCATAACGATTTAGTGGATCGATAGAAGAGACAACTTTTTTCCCAGCTATAGCTCTTTCCATACTGTGAAGATCCTCAGAGTTACTTTGAAGTGGACATTTGCCAGGCTCCGGCTGCTCTTGGCAATTGTAAAAGTGATCTTGGGAAGGGATCACAGGACTTCTACAGATATAACACATTTGTGCCCCACAGTGACACTCAATCCGATTGCAACcctcatatttttgaaaatatttttcacatcgATAGCACTTCCTTATCACAGACTCCGACAATTCTTCTTCTACCTCTAAACGAACTTTTTCTTTCTCCTCGTTTTGACAAACCACTCCATAAGGATGAGCACGTTTTCTACACTTTCGGCAAGACATCACTTTACAGTAATCGTATTTGCACTCAATTACTTTGACACTCGGGTCTAATAATAGAGAAATAAAGAGGATATTCGTTCTAAAAATACTCATACCTTCAATATTAACAGCAAAATTACACTCAGGACAAGACTCCAGAACCAGGCTACCACATTTCTTTACttcattcatacatatattttgtacgtATTTGGAGAACCATTTGGGATTGATGAGAGACTGGAGTAATCCTAAGTCAAATCCTTCAGGGCATTCAGGTAAAAGGCAGCGATAGTCTTCATTGCCCTCGGACTTTTGTATTCCCATCCCCTTCCTAAGACAGAGTACAATTATAAGTGATGAGCGTACACACATTATATTCGacagtgattcccaaccttttCATCACTGTGGAACCATTTAGCAGAGGTAATAGTATTATCTAGAGCCCACTTCCCcatctattattataataaatttaaatacctaAAGTAATCTCCCAAAGATGCTCTAAATGTACCACGGAGCAAATGGCTCAAATGAGCCCCGATTGGAAACCACTGATTTATACATATAGTCGTAACAAGATACTATTTTACCTAGCACAATCTCGGCAGAAAAAGTGGCTATTAACACATGACACAGTGTTTTCGAGAAAATATTCTTCCCAGCAAACCTCACACTTGACTTGTGAATCATTCCCgagaataatttcaattaaaccTTCAATGTGTTTCCCCGGATATTTCAAAAGATAAGATGATAAAATGTTCACATCTCGATCTGGAAATAATTCCTGTAATAGGTCAATATTTTCCTTTGACGAGAGTTTTCCAGAGTGACCACTTTTGGGTTTCGTACCACTCCCCTCCATGCAAGCCATGATGCCTTTTTAATCGAACTTTACAGTGAAAAAGAATACTTTATCCCTGAGATTCCTTTTTAGGAATAAACgatttacacacaaaaaaaaaaacaagttgatCTAATACAATGAATTTCAAGGCGTGCTTAAAGTACTCTAATGATaattttgtagttgttgttCCCATAGAAgcttctataattattaattacaggATTGTTTAAAATGATGTCTGTACTCAAAAAAATCAGCTTGGAATACCCAATTTCTACatgcaatttattaataaatatatttcatttcaagaaatttatgTACAAACTAGATTATTATTCCCTACAAATTCGCGAAGGATGTTCCTGTAGCCCCTAAAGAGGATCTTGCCTCTTCTTCAGCCTTGCGCCGTTCTATCTCGTGTAGGGATACCATGTTCACTGAACTTGAACATTCTCTAGAACGGTTGTTGTGATAGCCTCCTTTTAAGGGTGTTCTACAAATATAGCACATCATTGCCCCACATTCACACTTCACTGAATTGCATCCCTCAAACTTTTGATAGGGTTTCTTACAGGAGTAGCACCTTCGTATGACGGCTTCAGACATTTTGTTCGCTACGAAGTGATTATCTGAATCACTCAAGCTACAGCTTTCTCCGAGTTTATGAGCTCTTTTCTTACATCTACGACAGGATCGAACACCACAAAATTCATATTGACACTCAATTATCATAATTGATTCATCTTCGATCACCACCCCATAGTCGCACTCAGGACAATCTTCTAACTTGAAGCaagatttaatttcttctttacaAATCCCTTGCACATACTTTGAGAACAATTTGGGATTAATTAATTCAGAGAGTGTTTGAGTGTCAAATGCCTCTTCACATTTGGGTTCGAAACATTTATAAACAATTCTTGACCCTTGTACTAAGCCCTCGCATCCTTTTCTACAGTGAAGGAGAGGTGGAAGAGTAGCCGGTAGGAAATACCAAATAAAAGTTCATAAGTGTGTACGTactcaaattataaatgatttaccTAGCACagtccttacaa
The genomic region above belongs to Lepeophtheirus salmonis chromosome 8, UVic_Lsal_1.4, whole genome shotgun sequence and contains:
- the LOC121121788 gene encoding E3 ubiquitin-protein ligase RNF216, whose protein sequence is MACMEGSGTKPKSGHSGKLSSKENIDLLQELFPDRDVNILSSYLLKYPGKHIEGLIEIILGNDSQVKCEVCWEEYFLENTVSCVNSHFFCRDCARKGMGIQKSEGNEDYRCLLPECPEGFDLGLLQSLINPKWFSKYVQNICMNEVKKCGSLVLESCPECNFAVNIEDPSVKVIECKYDYCKVMSCRKCRKRAHPYGVVCQNEEKEKVRLEVEEELSESVIRKCYRCEKYFQKYEGCNRIECHCGAQMCYICRSPVIPSQDHFYNCQEQPEPGKCPLQSNSEDLHSMERAIAGKKVVSSIDPLNRYGSIVDSLFSVHK